The following are encoded together in the Cynocephalus volans isolate mCynVol1 chromosome 4, mCynVol1.pri, whole genome shotgun sequence genome:
- the LOC134374741 gene encoding olfactory receptor 11L1-like: MEHQNVSSVTEFQLLGFQNLLQWQILLFAIFLVIYFLTITGNVVIITVVSQDQRLHSPMYTFLKHLSFLELWYTSTTVPLLLANLLSQGQAISFSACMAQLYFFVFFGATECFLLAVMAYDRYLAICSPLHYSFLMSPEICTKLVAISWLTGVGTGFLPSLMISKLDFCGPNEINHFFCDLPPLMLLSCSSVYTTEMAIFILSVVVLCLCFFLTLVSYVFIVSSILRISSASGRMKTFSTCGSHLAVVTIYYGTMISMYVRPNAHVSPEINKIISVFYTVVTPLLNPFIYSFRNKDFKQAVKKVMRRKCGTYGVRLKGNFFIR; this comes from the coding sequence ATGGAGCACCAAAATGTGTCCAGTGTCACTGAGTTTCAACTGTTAGGATTCCAGAACCTTCTTCAGTGGCAGATCCTACTCTTTGCCATTTTCCTGGTAATCTACTTCCTCACCATCACGGGGAATGTCGTTATCATCACAGTGGTGAGCCAGGACCAGCGACTGCACTCACCAATGTACACATTCCTCAAACACCTCTCCTTTCTGGAGCTCTGGTACACATCCACCACTGTGCCCCTTCTCCTAGCCAACCTGCTCTCCCAGGGCCAAGCCATCTCCTTCTCCGCCTGTATGGCACAGCTATACTTCTTTGTGTTCTTTGGGGCTACTGAATGCTTTCTCCTGGCCGTGATGGCTTATGACCGATATCTGGCCATCTGCAGCCCACTCCACTACTCCTTCCTCATGAGTCCTGAAATCTGCACAAAGTTGGTGGCAATCTCCTGGTTGACAGGGGTGGGCACAGGCTTTCTGCCTTCCCTGATGATTTCCAAGTTGGATTTCTGTGGGCCCAACGAGATCAACCATTTTTTCTGTGACCTCCCGCCACTCATGCTGCTTTCATGTTCCAGTGTTTATACTACTGAAATGGCCATCTTCATCCTTTCAGTTGTTGTTCTgtgcctttgtttttttctgacacTTGTGTCCTATGTTTTTATTGTGTCCTCCATACTGAGAATTTCCTCAGCTTCTGGACGGATGAAGACCTTTTCTACATGTGGCTCCCACCTGGCTGTTGTCACTATTTACTATGGGACTATGATCTCTATGTATGTGCGCCCCAATGCTCATGTGTCACCTGAAATCAACAAGATCATTTCTGTCTTCTATACCGTGGTCACCCCATTGCTGAACCCATTTATCTACAGCTTCAGGAACAAAGACTTCAAACAAGCTGTTAAAAAAGTCATGAGAAGGAAGTGTGGCACCTATGGAGTAAGACTGAAAGGAAATTtctttattaggtaa